In Delphinus delphis chromosome 18, mDelDel1.2, whole genome shotgun sequence, the following proteins share a genomic window:
- the GPR12 gene encoding G-protein coupled receptor 12: MNEDLKVNVSGLPRDYLDAGAAGNVSAAVSSQVPGVEPEPELVVNPWDIVLCTSGTLISCENAIVVLIIFHNPSLRAPMFLLIGSLALADLLAGIGLIVNFVFAYLLQSEATKLVTIGLIVASFSASVCSLLAITVDRYLSLYYALTYHSERTVTFTYVMLVMLWGTSICLGLLPVLGWNCLQDESTCSVVRPLTKNNAAILSISFLFMFALMLQLYIQICKIVMRHAHQIALQHHFLATSHYVTTRKGVSTLAIILGTFAACWMPFTLYSLIADYTYPSIYTYATLLPATYNSIINPVIYAFRNQEIQKALCLICCGCIPSSLSQRAPSPSDV, from the coding sequence ATGAATGAAGACCTGAAGGTCAATGTAAGCGGGCTGCCTCGGGATTATTTAGATGCCGGAGCTGCGGGGAACGTCTCGGCTGCTGTCTCTTCCCAGGTTCCTGGCGTGgagccagagccagagctggTTGTCAACCCGTGGGACATTGTCTTGTGTACCTCGGGAACCCTCATCTCCTGTGAAAATGCCATCGTGGTCCTTATCATCTTCCATAACCCCAGCCTGCGGGCGCCCATGTTCCTGCTCATAGGCAGCCTGGCGCTTGCAGACCTGCTGGCCGGCATTGGACTCATCGTCAATTTCGTTTTCGCCTACCTGCTGCAGTCAGAAGCCACCAAGCTGGTCACCATTGGACTGATTGTCGCCTCTTTCTCAGCTTCTGTCTGCAGCTTGCTGGCTATCACTGTTGACCGCTACCTCTCCCTGTATTACGCTCTGACCTACCACTCGGAGAGGACAGTCACGTTTACCTATGTCATGCTTGTCATGCTCTGGGGGACGTCTATCTGCCTGGGACTGCTGCCCGTCCTGGGCTGGAACTGCCTCCAAGACGAGTCCACCTGCAGTGTGGTCAGACCCCTCACCAAGAACAACGCCGCCATCCTCTCCATCTCCTTCCTCTTTATGTTTGCGCTCATGCTTCAGCTCTACATCCAGATCTGTAAGATCGTGATGAGGCACGCCCACCAGATAGCCCTGCAGCACCACTTCCTGGCCACCTCGCACTACGTGACCACCCGGAAGGGGGTCTCGACCCTGGCCATCATCCTGGGGACCTTTGCTGCTTGCTGGATGCCTTTCACCCTCTATTCCTTGATAGCTGATTACACCTACCCCTCCATCTACACCTATGCCACCCTCCTGCCCGCCACCTACAACTCCATCATCAATCCTGTCATATATGCTTTCAGAAACCAAGAGATCCAGAAAGCGCTCTGCCTCATCTGCTGCGGCTGCATCCCGTCCAGCCTCTCGCAGAGAGCGCCGTCACCCAGCGACGTGTAG